The segment TTGAAGTATATCCTGGCCCCCGCCGTCCCGTCAAGCTTGTGCGTAAGAATCCCTAGTGGCTCAGCGGCCCCCGGAGGGTACGCCTCGAGGGGATTCACCCTCGAGATGTCGAACACGACCAAACGGTCGCGGAACTGCAGAAAGGTCTGCGGCGATCGGGAGTATCCGGGGAGAAGGCGCAGCCATGCGCACGACCGGCGTTGAACCCATCCAGGATGTCGCTCATCTCGCCCATGTCGAAATACAGACTCCCCGGATGAGTGAGACGCTTGCGTTCTTCACGACGGTCATTGGCCTTCAGGAGAGTCGCCGCGAAGGCGCCTCCGTGTTTCTGCGGGCGTGGGGAGATTACTACCATCATACCTTGAAGATCACGGAAGCCGACCAGGCGGGATTGGGACACGTTGCGTGGCGGGCGGTCAGCCCTCAGGCCTTGGAGCGTCGAGTGAAAGCCCTGCACGACGGTGGATGGGGGCGGGGGTGGATCAAGGGGGACATCGGTCACGGTCCGGCGTACAGGTTCGTCGATCCAGCCGGGCACCCCATGGAGATCTTCTACGAGGTCGAGTGGCACGAGTCACCCGCAGCGTCGCATACCAGGTTAAAGAACCAACCGGACCGGCGTCCCATCACCGGCATCGGGGCCCGGAGGATTGATCACGTCAACCTGTCAGCCAAGGATGTCCGGGCAAACAGCCAGTTCATGCAGGAATGCATGGGGTTCAGGCTGCGTGAGCACATCGTGCATGATGGGCTTGAAATAGGCGCGTGGCTGAGTGTCACGCCGCTGGTACACGACATCGCCTATATGCGTGACGTTTCAGGGGCCGATGGTCGTTTCCACCACGTCGCCTTTTGGCTGGATGACTACGGCGACCTCATCCGGGCGGCCGACATCCTCAGAGAATCTGCCGGGCACATCGAGGCCGGTCCCGCAAAACATGCCATCACGAACGCTTTGTTCCTGTACCTCTACGAGCCGGGCGGAAACCGCCTGGAGCTGTACACAGGCGGATACCTGATCTTTCCCCCTGATTGGCGCCCCGTGACCTGGACGAAGGAAGATCAAGATCTACGCGTCTGGTGGGGTGGCGATCTGCCTGAAAGCTTCTTTACTTACGCAACGCCGGTGGCACCGGCGAAGGCCAACCTTCCCGCTTAGCCTGTATCCATTGGGACGCCGGAACCCGTCGTAACCAAGGGGATATCTGCCACCCCCAGTTCTCCTGGGGGCTTGCGGGAGATGATCCGACCCGCGACGATGCAGGTTCCCTCATCGTCCATCAGCCCCAACCCCCGCCGGAATGCACCCACACCTGTATCCTCCGCTGCCCCGGAGTGGGTACAATTGAAACCGTTGAATGCTTCGCTCGTCGTGGCCGCACGGCCAACGGATCGAAGTCGGGGGCGCATCATGAAGATCAACGGGGAAACAATCTGCTGTGAAGTTGAAGGGCAGGGTCCACCCGTCGTGCTCATCCATGGGTGGACCTTGAACCTCCGAATGTGGGATAGGCAGATGAAGGCATTGAGCCGACGGTTTCGGGTTATTCGCTATGACCGTCGAGGCTTCGGCAAATCCAGTGGGCGTGAGGACCTCCAGTGGGATGGGGCGGATCTCGAAGAACTGCTTGATCATCTCGACATTGACAACGCGCATATCCTCGGCATGTCTCAGGGCGGCAGCGTTGCGCTCCGGTTCGTCCGAACTTTTCCCGCCCGGGCGCGCTCTCTCATCTTACACGGCAGCATCCCGCCGGAGGGCTATCCGCTACCGTGGACGGGGCCCGATCGCATCCCCATGAGCGAGTGGCGGTCTCTTGTGAAGAAATCGGGACTCGACGCTTTCCGCCGAGACTGGAGCACTCATCCGATCATGCGAGTCCCGGACGACCGTCACGACGTCCAGGTGGCTCTTGCAGACATGATACAAGCGTATCGCGGTGAGCGCTTTCTGAACCCTGCAAAACCCTCCGGTCCGATCGGGCCCGCCACCATGGATGACCTTCCGCGTCTCACCCTTCCCACACTGGTGGTTATCGGCGAGACCGACGTCCCGTATCTCCAGATTGCCGCGCGCATGTTTGCGTACTATTTGCCAAACGCGCAGATGGCTGTGATTCCAGGTGGTGGACACATGATCAACTTGCTAGAACCTGAGCGGTACAATACCACGATCCTTCGCTTCCTTGAGAACACTCAGATCACCGGGGGCGAGGCCGGAACCTTCAAGTGATGATAATGAATCACCCGCATTCTCTCCCAGGCAAGGCCCGACCGAGAGAGCGTCCCCTTGCGCACCCAGCGCAACGCCCCCCGACTCGGAATAAACTGTGCATGTAGCTGGCGCCTCACTGCCTCAAGACAGGTCAGCAAAGAGACGTTCAGTGGGGCGACGGTGCGTATCCGGCTTCCCCTATTCTCTTCATGAATTCCGCATGAGTTCTTGGCGGAGTTTTCACACTAGCCCGCTATGATCAGAGTCGGGATATCCTTAGAGCGCATTACCGGATGTGGGAGGGCACCAACGACGTTAACCCATATTCCTTGCGCGGGGAGGTTTCGTCATGCGCTTTCGTTGCCCAGAGTGCGGGGCTGAAACCGAGGTCATCCTGAAAGAGGGAGAAGAGGTTGTCTCTGTGTACTGCCTCAAACACAAGGGCGGGGCGGACGCCCACATACGCCCCGTTTACATGAGCAGTGTCCCATCGGCGGCCACCAAAGCCGTGCCGGAGGTGGCCTTTGCCTAAGACGCCGTGCCATTAATCATGCGCCGACAGGAGGGCCTTCGTCCTACCTACCTGCGGTCGCTAACGGAGCATACCTGTTATGCTTTCGGCAGATGAAAAGCTACGCGGCGTTCCTCCGGGGCGTGAGCCCGATGAACACGAAGATGCCGGAACTCAGGCGGGCATTTGAGGCCGCAGGCTTCACGGACGTAAGGACGGTTCTCTCGAGCGGGAATGTGGTCTTCAGTGCGCCGCCGGCGTGGGAAGCAGCGCTCGAGCGCAAGACCGAAGCGGCGATTAAGAAGCACCTCGGTCACGCACACCTCACCATCGTGCGCCCGATCGATGCGCTCCGCAGGATGCTTGCGACGAACCCCTACAAGTTTTTCCGACTGAAGCCCGGCTCGAAACGAGTCGTCACGTTCCTGCGCGGGAATCCGCATGCCCGGTTCGCACTACCGATCGAACTTGATGACTCGCGCATTCTTCACAGGAAAGGCGGGGAGGTCTTCAGTGCCTACGTCCCAGGTCCCGACGGACCCGTGTTCATGAGACTCATCGAGAAAACCCTCGGCAAGGATCTCACAACGCGCACGTGGGAAACGGTTATGAAGGTCGCAAAGTGAAAAGAAGTGAGTCGACCTTCGCGCCGCGTACCGCCGCTAGGGAGGGAGCGTCACGACCAGCGCATCCATTTAGCGCGCAGGTTCCAGAACGTGTTCGGACGAAGACTGTCTCGGACGGATGTTTACGGTTGAGGAGCGCGATCGGGTCCGACACGCCATCCTGAAGATGGCCCACGCGGATCCGCGAGTGGTCGCGGGTGCGATGATCGGCTCGCTCGCGCTGGGCGCCGGCGATTCCTGGTCGGATCTTGACCTCGGCTTCGGCCTAGTGGATGGGTCTTCACCCAGCGACGTACTTGCGCAGTGGACGTCGAGACTCGAGCGAGAGTTTGGCGCGGTTCATCTTTTCGACTTGCCGTCACTGTCCACCATTTACCGCGTCTTCCTATTCCCCGGGTGTCTGGAGGTCGACGTGTCAATGACTCCCGCCTCAGAGTTCGGAGCCCACGGACCCAAGTTCAAAGTGCTCTTCGGCCGCGCCGTTGAGCGGCCTCAAACCGTGCGGCCGCCGGCGGAGCATCTGTTCGGGTTGGGCGTTCACCACGCAGTACGCGCGCGTTTCTGCGTGGCCCGAGGCCGGTTCTGGCAGGCCCAGTACTGGATCGGCGAAGTCCGCAACCTGGCGCTGTCGCTGGCTTGCCGTCGGCGCGGGCTCGAGGTGCGCCAGGGTAGAGGCTACGATGAGCTTCCGGCGGAGATTTTGGCCACCTTCGAGGAAACGCTGGTACGGTCCATGAATCCGGGAGAGCTCTTGCGTGCCTTGGGCCACGTTGTCGGGGGACTCCTGCGCGAAGCGACCGAGGCGGCGGAGTTGGCGTCAAAGGTTGAAGGCCACCTAAGTCAGTTAGCGTCTCCGCGTTTCGTGGGACGGCTGAGTGACTAAGCCTGCCTTAGTCACGGCCGCGACCCCCGCAGCATGCCGCCCTCCTTCAGCAGACAAACGTGGCCGCAGAGTGGGCGGAGGGCGCTGAAACAAGATGGGCCTTCGCTTGCCCTTTTCACCGCTCTAATAGAGTCCCGGAATCAGCCGTGATGTCCGGGCACGGTAGGCATCGTACTCGTCGCCGAACTGCGTGCGTAGCAGTCTCTCTTCCGCATGGATGCGCGCGAGTATCGGCGGGATAGTCAGCGCTGTTAGTAGCACACCAATCCCCGAACGGAAGGCCAGACCCCATCCTAGCGAGTTGACGAGCAAACCCAGGTAGCTAGGGTGGCGGATGACGCCATAGACACCGACGGTGATCAAGGTGTGCCCGGGTTGGATCGCGACCAGCCCGCTGAACTGTCGGCCCAGCACGAAAACCGGCCAGAGCCGCAGCGCGCCCCCGACGGCGAAGAGAAGAACCCCAAGCCAGCGAATGCTGTCGCCGTCAAGGACCCAGAACTCCATGCGGTCCGTCCAGGCCGGCACATAGCCACCCAGTAGCCCGATCAGCGCAAACGCAGCAAGGACCCAGCGGTTGGAACGATCTTCGCGCTCGCCGGGGCTCAAGTTCCCGCCAGCAAATGATGCCACGCCAGATAGAATTAGGAGTGCAATGGCGAGCGCGATCAGCGCCCGGTGAGAAAAGAACGCCATAAACCCGCCCCAACCAAGCACGGCCAGGCCCAGAAAGGCAGCGGTGCCCACAATGATCAGCGTAAAGCGCACGGTCGGTCTCAATCGTCAAGCTATAGGCTATCACAAGGGGGCACGGGTGTCAGTCCACCGAGTGGCTAGCCCGGTCAACACGGCGCCTCGGCCGATTGTTAAGCTTATAGGGGGAACGGGACTTCCTTCGGTGAATCGCGATACACGCGACGACCTGGCTAGGGATCGAGCGCGGGCCTGCTCACGCTCACCGGCCGGCGGCGCCTGTCGATGTTGAGGCCCATGATCGACCCAGCGGGTGTGCCGGTTGTTGAGCGAGCCTTCTCAATGGGGGCCGCAGGATCCCCGGTGACGTTCCCGATCGCCGGATGATAACATTCATTGAGGCGCGCTGCTGCCATGCCATTCCTACACCGCGCTAGGCGGACGGAACCGGAGGGAGCCGAGATGATCACGCGGACAATGCTGACCGACCAACTCGACTTGTATCACGCGCGTCTGGAGATGGCTTTAGAGGGCATCACGGGCGAGGATGCACGCAGGGTCGTGGCCAAACCTCTTGCGCCGATCGTCTGGCAGATCGGACATCTGGCGGTCGTTGACGCCATCTATGTCCAGCGAGGCGGTGGATCCTACACGGTGCAGCCAAGCTACGACACCCTGTTCAAGCCGGGGACAGGTGGGGAGGCGGAGTATCCGCTGCTGGGTGAAGTGTGGGCGGCATTTTCCGACGCCCACCAGGCCCTGCGGGCTCTCGTCAAAGAAGCGGATCTAGCCAGGCCGCTCCAGCACCCCGCCGGCGCCTACACCAGCGTGGGCGGGATGCTCCTCTATGCCTGCTACCATCGGGGCTACCACGCCGGCAAGATTGGCACGCTGCGCGCGCTACTCGGCAAGCCACTCCCCATGGTGCCGCCGGCAAGACGGTGATGTTTAGGCCTAAATCCGCCACCCTCAAAAACCGTCCTCGGGGTCACTCCCGCTGCGATGAGCTGGCCACTCAACTTCTGGCTCACTGACTTCGAAGTGCAGGTCCGCGTGGGCCGTTGGGTCGTGCGCCGCGTCGCCTTCTCTGATATTCGGGAGGCGAGCGTGGCGACCGGGCTGCGCGTCCCGCTCTGGAACGAGCACTGGTGCAATTTCTGGCCACTCCGCTATGTTGTCCTCCAACGGCGGAGCGGGTGGATCGCGACCTTCATCATCAATCCGCCCGACCCTGAGGAGTTCCTGGCTGACCTGGCCCGCCGCGCTTCGCTGCCGCGGGACGGTTGATGGACGCTCCCGCCGAACGAGGGCTGGACCAAAATCGGGCCCCACGCGCATACCCCTCGCTCGCGTCCGCCACGCCGCAACGAAGACGGGGCCAGGTCGGTCAGAAGCTCCCGTAGCTTAGAACATCGCCACTGCGCCCTCAAATTTTGCGCCGTGGCTACGTGACTACTTATCGCGTGTTCTAAGGATTCGGCTTGTCTATTGCGGTTTTGATTCGTCGTATGAGAGGGAAGCTGGGTCGGGCTCGTTCACTGACAATTTCGGAGATATGAGCAGCACTAATTCCTACCCTCGCGGCTAGTGCAGATAGGCTCATCCTTCGCACCCTGCACCACAGCTGAATGTCCATTCTCAGCTGGTGGAGAGATTCTTCTTCTGCTTGAGGGATGTCGACTTTCAACTTCACCGTGGCCGATGGTGCAGCGTCGGCTAGGTCCTAGCCTACCCGAATAACATCAACTCAAGGTGAAGGCCGCGTGAAGGAAAGTTCAGATCATCAGGGTCAAGAATCATCCGGAATGTAGATGCCACCTGGGCTCGGGTCCCGCATCCACGTTGATCCAGTCCCCTATACGCCGGTTGGCTCAAAAGTTGAATGCACAGCGGAGGTCGCCGACGTTGGCATCCCGGCTGTGAGCGGCAGGCGGTTCCAGCGCCGTTCGATCAGCCTCAGAATCGCGATTGTGTCATACTTGGAGTGTGATCGATGAAGTGCCGTTTCGCGTGAGGCGAAATGATAACCGTCACCCGGGCGCCCGGAATCCTATGCAACGAACCAGTTCCAGTCTGTCATGGGAAACCCGCCGATCCCCGAATCCACTGGTCGCATTGGTTCGACTCCCGCAACTTCTATCCATACTTCAGTGCAAGCCGAGCATCGGTCACGGATAGAAGCGTTATGCCCTCGATGAGCGCGAGGATCAATGGAATGAATGTTCAGAAAAACACAATGTAACCCGCCCCCCTTGGGTCGGTTCACCAAGGTAGACTCCGCATGCGACCCCGCTACGCTGCGACGCATGGCCCTGGTGTAGGCCGGGGGGCCGGAAACATGCGCCGGAGACGGCAAGACCCAAGGTCTGCGCTGATAAGGCCCCATGCTGACTTCGCTTCTCTGGTTGAATAAGCGTAGAATGAACTTGTTTCCCCCTTACTCGACGATAATTTCCTCGGCAATCAGTCAGCCGCCCGAATCTTCACTACCCCGTCGATTGTGGTCTGGACGAAGTAGCGGCGGGTTCGGAACCAATTGGGGCAAGCGGTGATCACTGATCGCGGTCGCGACTACTTGGTGAGACGGGGCCTGGAGGCATCATACGTACCATCACCGCACTAGGAAATCGGCACCGACAGACAGACTCCCTGTAGGGAGATGGAGGTAGGAACCATATGCATCTGAGCGCACGGCGGTACGAGAATGTGACCAATCCTCGCGAACTGGGGCGGCACGTCAGCGAGACCTTTATCCCGTTGATCAGCGCGGTACCCGGGTTCATCGCGTATTATTTCACCGATGCTGGGAACGGTACGATGGTCTCCACCAGCATCTTTACGGACAAAACGGGCGCTGAGGAATCCAATAGGGTAGCAGCGGAATGGGTCAAGAAGAATCCGAATGTGCTTCCGACTGCCACGCGGGTGACAACCGGGGAAGTGCTCGGGCAAAAGGTCAAATAGGCCAGGAAATCGGTTGCGAGATGACGAGGGCCGGGAACACTCCGGCCCTTCTCTCTTCGCCGACTTGAAACAAGCTCTGTGGTGGCCCTCGCTGGACTTGGAGGAAAGTTTCGGAAACGCTGGTGCCGGGAAGGGGGATTTTTGCGTTTCCGAAAGCCCGATTGCGATTGGATGGTAGCCTGATGTCCGGTACCAGGAGGGCTACCACCGCTGCCTCAACCGTCAGGACCAAAAGCCTCATGCCTGTACTCGCTTTCGAGCATGAGATCGTACTCGCATCGCTTTGAAAGCGGATCGGGGCCTCCGCCACCTAAGCGTTCGGGATCCCACCCCCGAAAGGCGGGCTACATACGGTGGTCCTGAGCTGATGGGGCCTTCAGGATTGTCCCACTCTGACCTTACCCGATCCGCTCCTCGAGCCTTACGGTCACACTATCACCCGCCTCTTTCCCAATGGCCTCTCGTACATCCGCCTTTACGGGCAGCATGTGTCTGCCATCCCCCATGGCCATAAACGCACTGTGGAATGGATAGCCATTGATCGTGCCCCGCACCTTCACGAGACCCCGCGTCCCGAAAAATTTGACCGATTCAGGCCACACTACGTATGTCCACGCTCCCCTACTGCGGCCTTTTTCTAGGGTAGCTGTGAATCGTTTGATTAACCTCATAACCCCCTCCCACCCCACTCTCCGCCGACAAGGCCGCTGGTTCGTTTCAAAACGGGCTTGTCCCTGTTCGTTCGGCAGTGGCGGCTCGAAGGGAACGGAAAGCCTCCGGTCATTGTTTCAAAATACCCAACGGGAGTGACTCGGGATGAGTAAAGTCTTGTGATTCCGAACAGAATCATCGAGTCCGGAAAGTATTGGCGTTACCCTTTTTCCTAGTCGCCCGCCCGCACATCCTGGATAACGGAGCCCTCGGGAGAATCCATCATCACGTGCACAGTCCGTCGATTCTCCCTCGCCTCGTGCAATTGTCTCAAAATCTCATCAAACTTTCGATTTTCCCGCAGCAACGCGTAAAACCGCGCCGACTCCGAAAAGGCCACTTCCACCGAATCCTTGTCCTTTCGATCGCGTATCAGGACAACCGTCATCTGCCGGTACTCCCGCTTGTCCCGCCGCTTCGCCCCCCCCAGTTCGTTGTCTCCGGCTAGCACGTGACCGACTTCTGATACGCAAGTAGTGTCGCATCTGTCGCGGTGTAGTTCGGATCCGTTGTGAACGCGGTCCAGCCGCCCGCCGGAGTGTAGGCCGATCCGGGCTGGATCGAATACAGCGACACATGGGCGTACGGGCTGCAATTCTTATTCTCCTGCGCTGCCAGCCACGTGCTAAGCAACACCGGCTTGTCGAACATCCCTGGATCGATCACCAACAGCAGCACTGCCCATCTTCCCAATCGCACTCGTACCAGTGGCGCCACGTGATACCACCACGTCACGCAACATCCGCCCCACTTGTTCGCCTGCACCGCCAGCGCATCATTTCCATACACTGCAAAGCTGAAAATCTTTTCGCAACAGTAGCGGTATTTCGTCGTGATGATCCAGCGCATCTTGTGCGCGCGTGCATAGCAGCCATCAATCACGTACTGAAACGGGATGCACGGCGACACTTGGAACGGTCCTCCCAGGCTGCACGTCTGCTTCGCGCAATAATCAAAAATCCTTTTCGCCTTCTGGTAGTTTGGGATGATCCGCCTGCACTGCCGGAAACAGCGCACTCTCCGATGATGATCAACCACATTGAAAACCGTCGGGTCAACCGATGCCACATTCAGCCGTTGAGTTTTCTCCGGCCTCTCCAACAAGGTGCGGTTCCGGTGAAATTCTTCTAACTCCCTGCGCGAGGGCTCCGCGGTCCTGTGAATCACTCCATCCCGCGTGCCAATTTGTGCCTTTACCGGCAACTTCTTCAGCAGCCCATCCTTGAGCAGCGCGGCCGACGCCCGTCTGGCTTTCCCACTCACGGCCAGTGTGAAAATCGCCTGCTTCTCGCTAAAAAGGTACTGCGTCTCTCCCTTGACCTTCCGTATCATAGCAAGCGTCAGGATCCCAGTCTCTTTCGTGGATGGCATCGCCCTACCCCCTACTCTTCACTATTGGATGCCCGTTCTATCCAGGATTTCCGCCTGTAAAGTATCCGGATAGCGGAGAGACGCGCCCCAGCGTCGTACATCGCTCAGGACCGCGAGATGCTGCACCGATGGTCTATGCGTCGGTACTGGCACGATCCGGTCTCAGTCGCTCCTCGGGTGTGCCCATGTCTCAGCCTCTGCCTCATCCTCCAGCCTCTCGTCAAGACTTTTCGAGTTGAGGGGGGTGGGGCCCTTTGGTGTATCCGGGACAGTCAGATCTTTCTGATAGAAGGTTGGAAGATAGTGTTGACGAGTTGCGATTAAGCCCCCGCGAGGGTGTCCTGCATCGCCCTCTCGATGTCCCCCCATAATATGGGAGTGCTCATATCTGCTCTAATTCAGATGAACAGTAGAGGTTGCGTTCTGTTGGACAAAGCTCGCGCAGCACATCATATTGCGTCGAGAGGGTTGGCGTCTGGTTGCCGAACTCCAAGGGGATCTCCCCGGCCTGTTAGAGTGGACACGGAATTGTATAACCAATGGTCCCGGGAGGAGTCTCATATCGCACCGTACCATACCGCCGAGGTCGAGAAAGAGGGGTTGATTTTCCCACAGGAGGCCCGCGTCCTGCTTGCACCCAAGTAGCAAAGGAGCCACCGCGTCGTCACGGTCACACGGCGGTTGTACGTTGGTGCAGCGCGCGCGGGGGAAGCAGGCAAATACCGCGTTGCTTGAGAGCCGCGGCTCGAGTTGGTGCCGGCGCAATAGGGTGCAATATGCTCTGGTCTGGAAAAATCAGGGAGGGTCGGGCGAGCGCGGCGGACGAATAATACTCTCGAACCCTGGCGTTATCCACAGCTCTGGAGGATATTGTGCCCCCCACCATCGCCTTCAAGCTGCACACGGAAGACCGACTGGCCCACATCGAGACTGCGCTCCGAGAGGCGTTGGTGAGCCTACCTGGGCTGCAGATCAACGCGCATGAAGTGGGCTTCGTTCCGGTCCTGAAACCCGACGTTTTCCACGGGATGATCACGCGAATCAACATCGATTTCTGGGAGCGCCGCGAGCGAACGAAAGAAGGTCCTCAGGAACTCACGGCGCGCTTCGCCAAAGCATTTCAGCGCGCCGCTGGAACGGACAGACAAGGGAAACGCGATGAGACCGCCGTACGACGTCGGGAAAATGCGCTGGGTTTCGGTCTGATCGCGCGTCCCCCCCCTCTGTGCCCGCCGGGTTTGGTCTGCCCAAATCGGACCCGAGGGAGTTGCGATTCGGGGTCGTTCACTTCGTCCCCTTGGAAGACGCTGACAAGTTAGTACCAGCGTCCTCGCTTCACCTCGTCGACCAAGAGGCGTTCCGTGCCCTGCAAAACGGAACGCCCGAGGAGATCAACGGACTCTTCAACGGGAGATCGCCTACTCTGGTCACATGTATGCGTGAGGCACGCAGATGACAAGAGGAGGGGCCATGTACCAGACTGACATGTATGAAGGGATGTTTGCAGAGACCGTCACGATGCACGGCGCTGGCGGGGACGTTATCAACGCCTACTTTGCCCGCCCCCTGGGCCCTGGCCGCTTTCCTGGCGTGGTGTTGATCCACCACCTGCCCGGCTGGGACGAGTGGTACCGCGAGGCCACGCGCAGGTTTGCACATCACGGGTATTCCGCGCTCTCTCCCAATCTTTACTTCCGCGACGGCCACGGCTCCCCTGAGGACGTCGCCGCGAAAGTGCGCGCAGCAGGCGGCGTGCCCGACGACCAGGTCGTGGGCGACGTTGGAGGAGCAATACGATTCCTGCGCTCGCTCCCCTACATCAACGGCAAAGTGGGTG is part of the bacterium genome and harbors:
- a CDS encoding catechol 2,3-dioxygenase — protein: MRTTGVEPIQDVAHLAHVEIQTPRMSETLAFFTTVIGLQESRREGASVFLRAWGDYYHHTLKITEADQAGLGHVAWRAVSPQALERRVKALHDGGWGRGWIKGDIGHGPAYRFVDPAGHPMEIFYEVEWHESPAASHTRLKNQPDRRPITGIGARRIDHVNLSAKDVRANSQFMQECMGFRLREHIVHDGLEIGAWLSVTPLVHDIAYMRDVSGADGRFHHVAFWLDDYGDLIRAADILRESAGHIEAGPAKHAITNALFLYLYEPGGNRLELYTGGYLIFPPDWRPVTWTKEDQDLRVWWGGDLPESFFTYATPVAPAKANLPA
- a CDS encoding alpha/beta hydrolase gives rise to the protein MKINGETICCEVEGQGPPVVLIHGWTLNLRMWDRQMKALSRRFRVIRYDRRGFGKSSGREDLQWDGADLEELLDHLDIDNAHILGMSQGGSVALRFVRTFPARARSLILHGSIPPEGYPLPWTGPDRIPMSEWRSLVKKSGLDAFRRDWSTHPIMRVPDDRHDVQVALADMIQAYRGERFLNPAKPSGPIGPATMDDLPRLTLPTLVVIGETDVPYLQIAARMFAYYLPNAQMAVIPGGGHMINLLEPERYNTTILRFLENTQITGGEAGTFK
- a CDS encoding DUF1697 domain-containing protein; the encoded protein is MKSYAAFLRGVSPMNTKMPELRRAFEAAGFTDVRTVLSSGNVVFSAPPAWEAALERKTEAAIKKHLGHAHLTIVRPIDALRRMLATNPYKFFRLKPGSKRVVTFLRGNPHARFALPIELDDSRILHRKGGEVFSAYVPGPDGPVFMRLIEKTLGKDLTTRTWETVMKVAK
- a CDS encoding nucleotidyltransferase domain-containing protein; this encodes MFTVEERDRVRHAILKMAHADPRVVAGAMIGSLALGAGDSWSDLDLGFGLVDGSSPSDVLAQWTSRLEREFGAVHLFDLPSLSTIYRVFLFPGCLEVDVSMTPASEFGAHGPKFKVLFGRAVERPQTVRPPAEHLFGLGVHHAVRARFCVARGRFWQAQYWIGEVRNLALSLACRRRGLEVRQGRGYDELPAEILATFEETLVRSMNPGELLRALGHVVGGLLREATEAAELASKVEGHLSQLASPRFVGRLSD
- a CDS encoding isoprenylcysteine carboxylmethyltransferase family protein, which codes for MRFTLIIVGTAAFLGLAVLGWGGFMAFFSHRALIALAIALLILSGVASFAGGNLSPGEREDRSNRWVLAAFALIGLLGGYVPAWTDRMEFWVLDGDSIRWLGVLLFAVGGALRLWPVFVLGRQFSGLVAIQPGHTLITVGVYGVIRHPSYLGLLVNSLGWGLAFRSGIGVLLTALTIPPILARIHAEERLLRTQFGDEYDAYRARTSRLIPGLY
- a CDS encoding DinB family protein, which encodes MITRTMLTDQLDLYHARLEMALEGITGEDARRVVAKPLAPIVWQIGHLAVVDAIYVQRGGGSYTVQPSYDTLFKPGTGGEAEYPLLGEVWAAFSDAHQALRALVKEADLARPLQHPAGAYTSVGGMLLYACYHRGYHAGKIGTLRALLGKPLPMVPPARR
- a CDS encoding DUF1905 domain-containing protein, which gives rise to MRLIKRFTATLEKGRSRGAWTYVVWPESVKFFGTRGLVKVRGTINGYPFHSAFMAMGDGRHMLPVKADVREAIGKEAGDSVTVRLEERIG
- a CDS encoding protein-glutamine glutaminase family protein, which produces MPSTKETGILTLAMIRKVKGETQYLFSEKQAIFTLAVSGKARRASAALLKDGLLKKLPVKAQIGTRDGVIHRTAEPSRRELEEFHRNRTLLERPEKTQRLNVASVDPTVFNVVDHHRRVRCFRQCRRIIPNYQKAKRIFDYCAKQTCSLGGPFQVSPCIPFQYVIDGCYARAHKMRWIITTKYRYCCEKIFSFAVYGNDALAVQANKWGGCCVTWWYHVAPLVRVRLGRWAVLLLVIDPGMFDKPVLLSTWLAAQENKNCSPYAHVSLYSIQPGSAYTPAGGWTAFTTDPNYTATDATLLAYQKSVTC